TAACACCAAAACCAACATGGGTTTTGCCTTATAGAACAAAAAATCTGAATGAAGTCTACACTCTAGGAAGAAAATTGGGTCAAGGTCAATTTGGAACCACATACCTTTGCACACACAAAACAACAGGATGCAAATATGCCTGCAAATCAATCCCAAAGAAGAAGCTTTTCTGCAAAGAGGATTATGATGATGTTTGGAGGGAGGTTCAGATAATGCACCATTTATCCGAGCACCCCAATGTGGTGAGGATCCATGGAACCTATGAGGACATCTCAAATGTTCATTTGGTTATGGAGGTTTGTGAGGGTGGTGAGTTGTTTGATAGGATTGTGAAGAAGGGTCAATACAGTGAGAGAGAGGCTGCAAAGGTTATTAAGACCATTGTTGAGGTTGTTGAGTCTTGTCACTCTCTTGGGGTCATGCATAGAGACCTAAAGCCTGAGAATTTCTTGTTTGATAGTGTTGAAGAAGATGCTAAGCTTAAAGCCACTGATTTTGGTTTGTCTGTGTTCTACAAACCAGGTTTGTTTCCTTTGCTTCTAGCTTCTGGTTCAGTTACTTATAGATCCCTCCTTGATACTACTTAATGAGGAAAGAATAGTATTTAAGCAAATGTTTAAGAATGTTTTGTTGCGCGATTAGGGTGACCCGTTTATTCGATTGTTTTTGACATTTTTAAGAACTAGAAAATGCAGACAATGCTTTTGTGATTTGATGTATTGGTCTGATTTCATTTAAAATGTTGTTTCATGACTCTGGCCTTAACTATCTTCTTGAATTTGTGTGATCAGACTTTAAATCTTATTGATTTTGGTTAAATATCATGGCCATATGGTGAAAATATTGAAATTATGGATCTTCAATTGATTGTAGTTTGTAATGGTGTTTCATCATTTGATTTGGAATCTGATCAAGTTGAGAAAGAGATATATATACCTGAATATTTGAACTCTGGAAAATGGCTATATATGTATCTTCAAGTGCTTTTGAACTTAAGATCCTTGCCTTGAAGACAATTAAATAGTTAAATTTCTCAATCTCTTTAAGGCATAGTTTACTGTTTAAAAATGATATTTGATTGTCTGTGCTTTTCAGGTGAATCTTTTACTGATGTTGTTGGAAGCCCTTACTATGTTGCGCCGGAAGTCCTGCGCAAACATTATGGACCAGAGTTAGACGTGTGGAGTGCCGGCGTTATCTTGTACATCTTACTAAGTGGAGTGCCACCATTCTGGGCAGGTATTACTCCCTCTGTTCCAAAATATCTGTATTAATTTCGAAACTGTATCTAGATATATTGAATAATGAAAGTACCAAAATTAAAAAAGTACTAATGCAAATTATTTGATCAACAGAAACGGAGCAAGGGATCTTCAGGCAGATTTTAATGGGAAAACTTGATTTCCGCTCTGAGCCATGGCCTAGCATTTCCGGCAGCGCAAAGGATCTAATCCGGAAAATGCTAGACCGAAATCCAAAAACAAGGCTCACAGCTCACCAAGTACTTTGTAAGTCTATCATTAAATCTTGAAGAGCACGTAACTTGATTTGCACGAAACAGCTCATAGCTCATCTTTTTCTGTGTCAGGTCACCCGTGGATCGTTGATGACAATATTGCGCCGGATAAACCTCTTGATTCTGCTGTCTTATCGCGCCTGAAGCAGTTCTCCGCAATGAATAAGCTTAAGAAGATGGCGCTGCGCGTAAGGCTTTCTTATAACATCTTGTTAAGGCTAAGAATGCAGTAATCTGTTCCTGATAGAATGAGAAAGTGATTAATTATATTTGCTAAGATAAACTTTCcattgaattgaaagaaattaaTGAATGTAACTAAGATCACTTTCTTCAAAGCCTTGGCCTGAATTTCAAGCAACAATTATATCTATAATTTGTAAGACACCAAAAG
The DNA window shown above is from Arachis ipaensis cultivar K30076 chromosome B08, Araip1.1, whole genome shotgun sequence and carries:
- the LOC107612522 gene encoding calcium-dependent protein kinase SK5 codes for the protein MAKSNTTTKNTTLTPKPTWVLPYRTKNLNEVYTLGRKLGQGQFGTTYLCTHKTTGCKYACKSIPKKKLFCKEDYDDVWREVQIMHHLSEHPNVVRIHGTYEDISNVHLVMEVCEGGELFDRIVKKGQYSEREAAKVIKTIVEVVESCHSLGVMHRDLKPENFLFDSVEEDAKLKATDFGLSVFYKPGESFTDVVGSPYYVAPEVLRKHYGPELDVWSAGVILYILLSGVPPFWAETEQGIFRQILMGKLDFRSEPWPSISGSAKDLIRKMLDRNPKTRLTAHQVLCHPWIVDDNIAPDKPLDSAVLSRLKQFSAMNKLKKMALRVIAERLSEEEIGGLKELFKMLDADNSGTITFEELKVGLKKVGSELMESEIKDLMDAADIDNSGTIDYGEFIAATVHLNKLEREENLLSAFSYFDKDGSGYITIDEIQQACKEFGLDDVHIDEMVKEIDQDNDGQIDYGEFAAMMRKGNAGGAIGRRTMRRTLNFRDALGIPRDGSDQSADDYL